One window of the Myxococcales bacterium genome contains the following:
- a CDS encoding acyl-CoA desaturase produces MTTDPRDPRDRLRWIDNLPFWGVHVAAIAGLAWLGWSWTGFAIAAAAYVIRLFAITAGYHRYFSHRAYKTSRAFQLVLAVLGLTSTQKGPLWWAAHHRIHHKYSDQPGDMHSVRQRGFWWAHMWWILVERHAEVDHDRIKDLTRYPELRFVDRHAIWFTVAYAAILFLVGGWTALIWGYFVSTVVLWHGTFTINSLSHVWGWRRYRTTDDSVNNPLLAILTMGEGWHNNHHYYQRSARQGFYWWEIDLSFYALKVLEAARIVWDVQGVPRHVRDHRPAAPVDADGASQLGAPLPR; encoded by the coding sequence ATGACCACCGACCCACGCGATCCGCGCGATCGCCTGCGCTGGATCGACAACCTGCCGTTCTGGGGCGTGCACGTGGCCGCGATCGCCGGCCTGGCGTGGCTGGGCTGGTCGTGGACCGGCTTCGCGATCGCCGCCGCGGCCTACGTCATCCGCCTGTTCGCGATCACCGCCGGGTACCACCGCTACTTCTCGCACCGCGCGTACAAGACCAGCCGCGCGTTCCAGCTCGTGCTGGCGGTGCTGGGCCTGACCTCGACCCAGAAGGGCCCGCTGTGGTGGGCCGCGCACCACCGCATCCACCACAAGTACTCGGACCAGCCCGGCGACATGCACTCGGTGCGGCAGCGCGGCTTCTGGTGGGCGCACATGTGGTGGATCCTGGTCGAGCGCCACGCCGAGGTCGATCACGATCGCATCAAGGACCTGACCCGCTACCCCGAGCTGCGCTTCGTCGATCGCCACGCGATCTGGTTCACCGTCGCGTACGCGGCGATCCTGTTCCTGGTCGGCGGCTGGACCGCGCTCATCTGGGGCTACTTCGTGTCGACCGTCGTGCTGTGGCACGGCACCTTCACGATCAACTCGCTGTCGCACGTCTGGGGCTGGCGCCGCTACCGCACCACCGACGACAGCGTCAACAACCCGCTGCTCGCGATCCTCACGATGGGCGAGGGCTGGCACAACAACCACCACTACTACCAGCGCTCGGCGCGCCAGGGCTTCTACTGGTGGGAGATCGATCTCAGCTTCTACGCGCTCAAGGTGCTCGAGGCGGCGCGGATCGTCTGGGACGTGCAGGGCGTGCCGCGCCACGTCCGCGATCACCGCCCGGCGGCGCCGGTCGACGCCGACGGCGCCAGCCAGCTCGGCGCGCCGCTGCCGCGCTGA
- a CDS encoding cytochrome c maturation protein CcmE produces MNNTTVAKIVLTAAIGLGVVGFFFHSSSSHTSAYKMADEVAAAADQWVGQQMKVHGWVQAGTIDEQVVGQEMHRTFVLEHKGRSVIIKHTGPKPDTFRDKAEVVAEGKLMVEDGHAVLYATNLMAKCPSKYDGAQRDKMFQ; encoded by the coding sequence ATGAACAACACCACCGTGGCGAAGATCGTCCTGACCGCGGCCATCGGCCTCGGCGTCGTGGGCTTCTTCTTCCACTCGTCGTCCAGCCACACCAGCGCGTACAAGATGGCGGACGAGGTGGCGGCGGCCGCGGACCAGTGGGTCGGGCAGCAGATGAAGGTCCACGGCTGGGTCCAGGCCGGCACGATCGACGAGCAGGTGGTGGGCCAGGAGATGCACCGCACCTTCGTGCTCGAGCACAAGGGCCGCTCGGTGATCATCAAGCACACCGGCCCCAAGCCCGACACCTTCCGCGACAAGGCCGAGGTCGTCGCCGAGGGCAAGCTCATGGTCGAGGACGGCCACGCCGTGCTCTACGCGACCAACCTCATGGCCAAGTGCCCCTCGAAGTACGACGGTGCGCAGCGCGACAAGATGTTCCAGTGA
- the ccsA gene encoding cytochrome c biogenesis protein CcsA, whose protein sequence is MNAELPSSPIATVGAVALYLSYVLAAATAVTGIVGNARKNPRLVAASVWGLYGFFATIAVTSALLVYAFLTHDYTLKYVAATSDTSMSTAYKITAFWGALDGSLLFWVFVLGAFSTIAVAMNARRHRDMIGFVVGTIMVVQVFFITLLIFDKDPFTTFLTDAPSNGQGLNPLLQNYWMVIHPPSLYIGFVAATIPFAFAIAALASGRLDDMWLSSVRVWALICFFFLSFGLILGGRWAYEELGWGGYWAWDPVENAGLIPWFTMTAFLHTAVIQEQRGMMKAWNLVLVILTFFFTIFGTFMTRSGVVQSVHAFGKDNDLALQFVIFMVFFLIVGVGLVLYRLPRLRSSGSFESFVSREMAFLFNNWILLACAVFVLFATMLPTITEHLFGERKTIASAFFNLWMTPLGLLLLILAGAAPLLAWRKTTGERMLWQFLWPTLAAAVTMVLLGVLVPATRALTPMFDDDLRLPVPLFTFGLVAFTFGSIIQEYVRGIIARTRQTGSDPFTSLVGLILVKRRKYGGYVIHLAIAVLFVGFTGKTWDTMVDRTIAKPAVELATEGQPATAAQFMVRGYTFQYEALEQVADDNKIATFAHVTLSRGGKKLELMHPARNSYRKGTEPTSEVAIHERLSEDVYVVLTGFDTDSKLANFRIYINPLVNWVWIGFVFLAFGTFICLIPQGLVDLVARRPRSAAGRAADVAGVLVLLAALIGPTIAVASADTSRPRVAQAGAPAEHTDAEVKARGHADDSGWAHRYRPDTPTASKLMKQLVCMCGGCQRETLFDCKCGFAATERKKVLEMLAAFDLTNDAGRASAERAVRDAFIQEYGGEDVLGTPRGSSTWAVPYVVIAGGLVVLGLIGANLVRRGRAAAVAPSEPKLADEEYADKLDDELRDHDA, encoded by the coding sequence GTGAACGCTGAACTCCCATCGTCGCCGATCGCCACGGTCGGCGCGGTCGCGCTCTACCTCTCATATGTGCTGGCCGCCGCGACCGCGGTGACCGGCATCGTCGGGAACGCCCGCAAGAACCCGCGCCTGGTCGCGGCCTCGGTCTGGGGGCTCTACGGCTTCTTCGCCACGATCGCCGTCACCTCGGCGCTGCTCGTCTACGCGTTCCTCACCCACGACTACACGCTCAAGTACGTCGCGGCCACCAGCGACACGTCGATGTCGACGGCCTACAAGATCACGGCGTTCTGGGGCGCCCTCGACGGGTCGCTCTTGTTCTGGGTGTTCGTGCTGGGTGCGTTCTCGACCATCGCGGTCGCGATGAACGCGCGCCGCCACCGCGACATGATCGGGTTCGTCGTCGGGACGATCATGGTGGTGCAGGTGTTCTTCATCACCCTGCTCATCTTCGACAAGGACCCGTTCACGACCTTCCTCACCGACGCGCCGAGCAACGGCCAGGGCCTCAACCCGCTGCTCCAGAACTACTGGATGGTGATCCACCCGCCGTCCCTCTACATCGGCTTCGTCGCCGCCACGATCCCGTTCGCGTTCGCGATCGCGGCGCTGGCCTCGGGCCGGCTCGATGACATGTGGCTGTCCTCGGTCCGCGTCTGGGCGCTCATCTGCTTCTTCTTCCTGTCGTTCGGCCTCATCCTCGGCGGGCGCTGGGCCTACGAGGAGCTGGGTTGGGGTGGGTACTGGGCCTGGGACCCGGTCGAGAACGCTGGCCTCATCCCGTGGTTCACGATGACCGCGTTCCTGCACACCGCGGTCATCCAGGAACAGCGCGGGATGATGAAGGCGTGGAACCTGGTGCTGGTCATCCTGACCTTCTTCTTCACGATCTTCGGCACGTTCATGACCCGCTCGGGCGTCGTCCAGTCGGTCCACGCCTTCGGCAAGGACAACGACCTGGCGCTGCAGTTCGTCATCTTCATGGTGTTCTTCCTGATCGTCGGCGTCGGGCTGGTGCTCTACCGCCTGCCGCGGCTGCGCTCGAGCGGCTCGTTCGAGTCGTTCGTGTCGCGCGAGATGGCGTTCCTCTTCAACAACTGGATCCTGCTGGCGTGCGCGGTGTTCGTGCTGTTCGCGACGATGCTCCCGACGATCACCGAGCACCTGTTCGGCGAGCGCAAGACCATCGCCTCGGCGTTCTTCAACCTGTGGATGACGCCGCTGGGCCTGCTGCTGTTGATCCTGGCCGGGGCCGCGCCGCTGCTGGCGTGGCGCAAGACCACCGGCGAGCGGATGCTGTGGCAGTTCCTGTGGCCGACCCTGGCCGCGGCGGTGACGATGGTGCTGCTCGGCGTGCTGGTGCCGGCGACCCGCGCGCTGACGCCGATGTTCGACGACGACCTGCGCCTGCCGGTGCCGCTGTTCACGTTCGGCCTGGTGGCGTTCACGTTCGGCAGCATCATCCAGGAGTACGTGCGCGGCATCATCGCCCGCACCCGCCAGACCGGCTCCGACCCGTTCACGTCGCTGGTCGGCCTGATCCTGGTCAAGCGCCGCAAGTACGGCGGCTACGTCATCCACCTGGCGATCGCGGTGCTGTTCGTCGGGTTCACCGGCAAGACCTGGGACACGATGGTCGACCGCACGATCGCCAAGCCGGCGGTCGAGCTCGCCACCGAGGGCCAGCCGGCGACCGCGGCCCAGTTCATGGTGCGCGGCTACACGTTCCAGTACGAGGCGCTCGAGCAGGTCGCCGACGACAACAAGATCGCGACCTTCGCCCACGTCACGCTGTCGCGCGGGGGCAAGAAGCTCGAGCTCATGCACCCGGCGCGCAACAGCTACCGCAAGGGCACCGAGCCGACGTCCGAGGTCGCGATCCACGAGCGCCTCAGCGAGGACGTCTACGTCGTGCTGACCGGCTTCGACACCGACTCCAAGCTCGCCAACTTCCGCATCTACATCAACCCGCTGGTCAACTGGGTCTGGATCGGGTTCGTGTTCCTGGCCTTCGGCACCTTCATCTGCCTCATCCCGCAGGGCCTCGTCGATCTGGTGGCGCGCCGACCGCGCTCGGCCGCCGGCCGGGCCGCCGACGTCGCCGGCGTGCTGGTGCTGCTGGCGGCGCTGATCGGCCCGACGATCGCGGTGGCCAGCGCGGACACCAGCCGTCCACGCGTCGCCCAGGCCGGCGCGCCCGCCGAGCACACCGACGCCGAGGTCAAGGCCCGCGGCCACGCCGACGACTCCGGCTGGGCCCACCGCTACCGCCCTGACACCCCCACCGCCAGCAAGCTGATGAAGCAGCTGGTGTGCATGTGCGGCGGCTGCCAGCGCGAGACGTTGTTCGATTGCAAGTGCGGGTTCGCGGCCACCGAGCGCAAGAAGGTGCTCGAGATGCTGGCGGCGTTCGATCTGACCAACGACGCCGGCCGCGCCAGCGCCGAGCGCGCGGTGCGCGACGCCTTCATCCAGGAGTACGGCGGCGAGGACGTGCTGGGGACGCCGCGCGGCAGCTCGACCTGGGCGGTGCCGTACGTCGTGATCGCCGGCGGCCTCGTGGTGCTGGGCCTGATCGGCGCCAACCTGGTGCGCCGCGGGCGGGCCGCGGCGGTGGCGCCCAGCGAGCCGAAGTTGGCCGACGAGGAGTACGCCGACAAGCTCGACGACGAGCTGCGAGATCACGATGCGTGA
- the moaA gene encoding GTP 3',8-cyclase MoaA: protein MQGSSSSWRSFAGVVRVFAQIVKGNPRRNHPRSPARRALADRARADARLDARGASEQSPRMGAAPSRTDPGARGRLSLPVLQPAASSVPDGFPSPGAGVMADRFARPVRYLRVSVTDRCNFACTYCVPEDGIAHQSRADLLSFEEIERIVGVFAGIGVERVRLTGGEPTVRAHIVDLVAQLRGHVGELVMTTNGHRLVELAEPLRAAGLGGVNISLDTLDPEKFARLTGGGDLSRVVAGIDAARAAGMTVKLNAVALAGENDAELADLCRFAWDRAVELRFIEHMPLSGGALYQAARELTAATIRATLTQTFGPLAAAPRDRGAVGPARYWAVAAAPTHQVGIISAMTEHFCDDCNRVRLTADGALHACLGHDDAISLRDLVRGGGSDDDVRRAIAYALDGKRAGHDFQRTGAGAPGKHMMAIGG from the coding sequence ATGCAGGGAAGCTCCAGTTCTTGGCGTTCTTTTGCTGGTGTGGTGCGGGTTTTCGCTCAGATTGTCAAGGGAAATCCTCGGCGCAACCACCCGAGATCACCAGCGAGGCGCGCCCTCGCGGACCGAGCCCGAGCGGACGCCCGGCTTGACGCGCGGGGCGCCAGCGAACAGAGTCCCCGCATGGGCGCCGCACCGTCTCGGACCGATCCCGGCGCCCGGGGACGGCTGTCGCTGCCGGTGCTCCAGCCCGCGGCCAGCTCGGTACCGGACGGGTTTCCCAGCCCCGGCGCCGGCGTCATGGCGGATCGATTCGCCCGGCCGGTCCGGTACCTGCGGGTGTCCGTGACCGACCGGTGCAACTTTGCGTGCACATACTGCGTGCCCGAGGACGGCATCGCGCACCAATCGCGCGCTGACCTGCTCTCGTTCGAGGAGATCGAGCGGATCGTCGGGGTCTTCGCCGGCATCGGCGTCGAGCGGGTCCGCCTGACCGGAGGCGAGCCGACCGTACGGGCCCACATCGTCGACCTCGTGGCCCAGCTGCGCGGGCACGTGGGCGAGCTGGTCATGACCACCAACGGTCATCGACTGGTCGAGCTGGCCGAGCCGCTCCGAGCCGCGGGGCTGGGCGGCGTGAACATCTCGCTCGACACCCTCGATCCCGAAAAATTTGCGCGGCTCACCGGCGGTGGCGATCTGAGCCGGGTGGTCGCCGGGATCGACGCCGCGCGCGCCGCCGGGATGACCGTCAAGCTCAACGCCGTCGCCCTGGCCGGTGAGAACGACGCCGAGCTGGCCGACCTGTGCCGGTTCGCCTGGGACCGCGCCGTCGAGCTCCGGTTCATCGAGCACATGCCGCTGTCGGGGGGCGCGCTCTACCAGGCCGCGCGCGAGCTGACGGCCGCGACCATCCGCGCCACGCTGACCCAGACGTTTGGGCCTCTCGCGGCCGCGCCGCGGGACCGGGGCGCGGTGGGGCCCGCGCGGTACTGGGCCGTGGCGGCCGCCCCCACCCACCAGGTGGGCATCATCTCGGCCATGACCGAGCACTTCTGCGACGACTGCAACCGGGTCCGGCTGACCGCCGACGGTGCGCTCCACGCGTGCCTGGGGCACGACGACGCGATCAGCCTCCGCGATCTGGTCCGCGGCGGCGGCAGCGACGACGACGTCCGCCGGGCCATCGCCTACGCCCTGGACGGCAAACGGGCGGGTCATGACTTCCAGCGCACAGGGGCTGGCGCCCCCGGGAAGCATATGATGGCCATCGGCGGTTAG
- a CDS encoding DNA adenine methylase, whose translation MRSSKGRSRLVRPPVSAPRLARATVATPARPPSAAWPVVKWVGGKTKLLPEIVTRFPRTFGRYFEPFAGGAAVFFHLGPEAAVLSDRNADLIGMYRAVASDPDGVIRRLTLHQAAHDSDHYYQTRARWNDRSVSWTTLDRAATFIYLNRTCFNGLWRVNKGGGFNVPMGRYKNPSICDVETIGRASTVLKRATLLCGDYQAAVADAGPGDLVYFDPPYDPVTPTANFTAYTGDGFGPTHQQELADTVRALAERGCAVVLSNSDTPLIRSLYRGLRVDRVKCPRAINSDPTRRGDVDEVLVLAGYQARAGKRAASKR comes from the coding sequence ATGCGTTCGTCCAAGGGCCGCTCGCGCCTCGTCCGTCCTCCTGTCTCGGCGCCGCGGCTCGCGCGCGCCACCGTCGCCACCCCGGCCCGGCCCCCCTCGGCGGCCTGGCCGGTCGTCAAGTGGGTCGGCGGCAAGACCAAGCTCCTGCCCGAGATCGTGACGCGGTTCCCGCGCACGTTCGGCCGCTACTTCGAGCCGTTCGCCGGTGGCGCCGCGGTGTTCTTCCACCTCGGGCCCGAGGCCGCGGTGCTCTCGGACCGCAACGCCGACCTGATCGGCATGTACCGCGCGGTCGCCAGCGATCCCGACGGCGTGATCCGCCGCCTGACGCTGCACCAGGCCGCGCACGACAGCGACCACTACTACCAGACCCGCGCGCGCTGGAACGATCGCAGCGTGTCGTGGACCACGCTCGACCGCGCGGCGACGTTCATCTACCTGAACCGCACCTGCTTCAACGGCCTCTGGCGGGTCAACAAGGGCGGCGGCTTCAACGTGCCGATGGGCCGCTACAAGAACCCGTCGATCTGCGACGTCGAGACGATCGGGCGCGCGTCGACGGTGCTCAAGCGCGCCACGCTCCTGTGCGGCGACTACCAGGCGGCGGTCGCGGACGCGGGCCCGGGCGACCTGGTCTACTTCGATCCGCCCTACGATCCGGTCACGCCGACCGCCAACTTCACCGCCTACACCGGCGACGGCTTCGGCCCCACGCACCAGCAGGAGCTGGCCGACACGGTGCGCGCGCTGGCCGAGCGCGGCTGCGCGGTCGTGCTGTCGAACAGCGACACGCCGCTCATCCGCTCGCTCTACCGCGGCCTCCGCGTCGACCGCGTGAAGTGTCCGCGCGCGATCAACTCGGATCCGACCCGGCGCGGCGACGTCGACGAGGTCCTGGTCCTGGCCGGCTACCAGGCCCGCGCCGGCAAGCGCGCGGCCAGCAAGCGCTGA